One part of the Denticeps clupeoides chromosome 16, fDenClu1.1, whole genome shotgun sequence genome encodes these proteins:
- the LOC114766301 gene encoding calcium homeostasis modulator protein 6-like → MCSQRRCLWDFHHRTSHSEVCFLSMGSRQRWLTRLKNELSNSPLVSNVAFGFILMGLEKLVELEFECPCNPSWNGVFSSAFFIIPAVMAFTLMLIFQGCRCDTWCYKSVSLSSFVPAVVWLILLFLDGQYFACAMTDWEGRFVLVDKAAPQKWCEPIKEDDVAPKELMIRSQQLFVVSQVVGIALLILICVGLIVYVIRESRLQDLQASDANIAEMTMYSTGSSSH, encoded by the exons ATGTGTTCCCAACGCCGCTGCCTGTGGGACTTTCACCATCGCACTTCTCATTCCGAGGTCTGTTTTCTGAGTATGGGAAGTCGACAAAGATGGCTTACAAGGTTGAAGAATGAACTCAGCAACAGTCCCCTGGTGTCGAACGTGGCCTTCGGCTTTATTCTCATGGGCCTGGAGAAGCTGGTGGAGCTGGAGTTCGAGTGCCCCTGCAACCCCAGCTGGAACGGAGTCTTCTCCTCCGCATTCTTCATCATCCCCGCCGTCATGGCTTTCACGCTGATGCTCATCTTCCAAGGGTGCAGGTGTGACACGTGGTGCTACAAGAGTGTGTCCCTCTCCAGCTTTGTCCCAGCGGTTGTGTGGCTGATTCTCCTGTTCCTGGACGGCCAGTACTTCGCCTGTGCAATGACGGACTGGGAGGGGAGGTTTGTCCTTGTTGACAAAGCGGCTCCGCAAAAGTGGTGCGAGCCCATTAAGGAGGACGATGTCGCCCCCAAAGAGCTGATGATTCGCTCCCAACAATTATTCGTTGTGTCTCAG GTAGTAGGTATAGCTCTGCTCATTCTCATCTGTGTGGGACTGATAGTGTATGTAATCAGAGAGAGCCGCCTGCAGGACCTGCAAGCCAGCGACGCCAACATAGCGGAGATGACCATGTACAGCACGGGCTCGTCCTCTCACTGA